The Thermoflavifilum sp. genome contains a region encoding:
- the pgi gene encoding glucose-6-phosphate isomerase codes for MFPKINPTETQAWKDLQEHFQQMRKVHMRDLFARDPQRFEKFSLRFGDILFDYSKNIITEETLHLLMQLAYACKVKEAVEAMFSGEKINETENRAVLHIALRNRSNEPIYVDGQNVMPQVNAVLEKMQRFCEDIHSKRWTGFTGKPIRYIVNIGIGGSDLGPVMVTEALRPYWLPDMEAYFVSNIDGTHITETFKRIQPDQTLFLIASKTFTTLETMTNAHTARKWLLQHGAREEDIRKHFVALSTNKQAVEQFGIDPENMFEFWDWVGGRYSLWSAIGLSIALTIGFPRFVELLDGAHVVDRYFRSEPLERNIPVIMALIGIWYSNFFGSETEAILPYDQYLHRFAAYFQQGNMESNGKSVDRTGRRVTYPTGPIVWGEPGTNGQHAFYQLIHQGTRLIPCDFIAPAISHNPIGDHHPKLLANFFAQTEALMKGKTRTEVEAELRKQGLDEQAIRWLTPFKLFEGNRPTNSFLIRQITPHTLGSLIALYEHKIFVQGVIWNIFSFDQWGVELGKQLAQAILPELEGDEPVQTHDSSTNGLINTYKSMRNT; via the coding sequence ATGTTTCCGAAAATCAATCCCACCGAAACACAGGCCTGGAAGGATCTACAGGAGCATTTTCAACAGATGCGTAAAGTACACATGCGCGATTTGTTTGCGCGTGATCCTCAGCGTTTCGAGAAATTTTCCCTTCGCTTCGGTGATATTTTGTTTGATTATTCCAAGAATATCATTACCGAAGAAACGCTTCACCTGCTGATGCAGCTGGCTTATGCCTGTAAGGTAAAGGAGGCTGTTGAAGCCATGTTCAGCGGGGAAAAGATTAATGAAACGGAAAACAGAGCCGTGCTGCATATAGCCCTGCGAAATCGCTCGAATGAACCCATTTATGTGGATGGGCAGAATGTTATGCCTCAGGTAAATGCCGTGCTGGAAAAAATGCAGCGTTTTTGTGAGGACATCCATAGTAAACGCTGGACAGGCTTTACAGGAAAGCCTATCCGGTATATCGTTAACATTGGCATTGGCGGCTCAGATTTAGGGCCGGTCATGGTTACCGAGGCGTTGAGGCCCTACTGGTTGCCTGATATGGAAGCGTATTTCGTGTCGAATATCGACGGTACGCATATTACCGAGACGTTTAAACGCATTCAGCCCGATCAAACCTTATTCCTGATTGCTTCAAAAACTTTTACCACGCTCGAAACCATGACCAATGCCCATACAGCACGAAAATGGCTGCTGCAGCACGGTGCCCGGGAAGAAGATATCAGAAAACATTTTGTTGCTCTTTCCACTAACAAACAGGCAGTAGAACAGTTCGGGATTGATCCGGAAAACATGTTTGAGTTCTGGGATTGGGTAGGTGGTCGGTATTCGCTCTGGTCGGCCATCGGGTTATCGATTGCACTCACCATTGGTTTTCCCAGATTTGTAGAATTGCTCGATGGCGCCCATGTGGTTGACCGTTATTTTCGTTCAGAGCCGCTGGAACGCAATATCCCCGTGATTATGGCTTTGATAGGGATATGGTACAGCAATTTTTTTGGTTCGGAAACGGAAGCTATTTTGCCGTATGACCAGTACCTGCATCGATTTGCGGCTTATTTCCAGCAGGGCAATATGGAGAGCAACGGCAAGTCGGTCGACCGTACGGGCAGGCGAGTCACCTATCCCACGGGTCCTATCGTATGGGGCGAGCCGGGCACCAATGGGCAGCATGCTTTTTATCAGCTGATTCATCAGGGTACACGCCTCATTCCATGTGATTTCATTGCACCGGCCATCAGCCATAATCCTATCGGCGATCACCATCCCAAGCTGCTGGCCAATTTTTTTGCGCAGACGGAGGCCTTAATGAAAGGTAAAACACGCACTGAGGTGGAAGCCGAGCTTCGCAAACAGGGATTGGATGAGCAGGCCATTCGATGGCTTACGCCTTTCAAGCTATTTGAAGGCAACCGGCCAACCAATTCGTTTTTGATCCGGCAGATTACACCTCACACGCTGGGTTCGTTGATTGCACTGTATGAACACAAAATCTTTGTACAGGGAGTCATCTGGAATATTTTCAGCTTCGACCAGTGGGGGGTGGAGCTGGGTAAACAGCTTGCCCAGGCCATATTGCCTGAACTGGAGGGCGACGAACCCGTGCAAACTCACGATAGCTCAACAAATGGGTTAATAAATACCTATAAATCCATGCGAAACACCTGA
- a CDS encoding SusD/RagB family nutrient-binding outer membrane lipoprotein: MKPICIFSIACLLMFGLNSCQKYLDINQNPNAAQEAPIAGLLANVTYTSAYNTYYISHDATSYYVQYLASPNPGSDVDTYQPIDPSTAWSQLYNTLTDLYDMRKLAVSRGLHAYMGVADILTAYNLSLGTDIWGDMPYSQAFQGVVNLTPHFDDQQGLYDTCLALIDRGIQYLQQPDATGELDAASDFIHHGNAQAWIKTAYALKARMLNLVSKTSAYNPSAVLGALAQAYDTSADDAQITEFAVRNPWAQVALNNAGLLLDGWLSSYFIDALDGKTYGVFDPRLPLITDTTVYGDYRGTPNGAGRQSSGTGHQECYLIEGKFYSADNGPLEMITYAECKFIEAEAAFRSGDVNRAYQAYLTGIRVNMEKMQVPDTGMQRYLSDPRVAVGTSNLTLSLIMKEKYVACFLNPVTWDDMRRMDYAYQNFQLPVNAALSTFIRRVDYPSVETTRNGENVPAVQLSDHLWWDK; the protein is encoded by the coding sequence ATGAAACCAATATGCATCTTCTCCATAGCCTGCCTGCTTATGTTCGGACTGAACAGCTGCCAGAAATATCTCGATATCAACCAGAATCCCAATGCGGCTCAGGAAGCTCCTATCGCGGGCTTGCTGGCCAATGTAACCTACACCAGTGCCTACAATACCTATTATATCAGCCACGACGCAACCTCTTATTATGTGCAATACCTGGCCTCTCCCAATCCGGGTAGCGATGTGGACACCTATCAACCCATAGACCCCTCTACCGCCTGGAGCCAGCTCTACAATACGTTGACCGATTTGTATGATATGCGTAAGCTGGCCGTTTCACGCGGCCTGCATGCCTACATGGGTGTGGCCGATATCCTGACGGCCTATAACCTGAGTCTGGGCACCGATATCTGGGGCGATATGCCCTATAGTCAGGCCTTCCAGGGCGTGGTGAACCTGACCCCGCATTTCGATGATCAACAGGGACTTTACGATACCTGTCTGGCTTTAATCGACCGGGGCATCCAATATCTGCAACAACCCGACGCCACCGGTGAATTGGATGCTGCGAGTGATTTCATTCACCATGGCAATGCTCAGGCCTGGATCAAAACTGCCTATGCCCTGAAAGCCCGTATGCTGAACCTCGTGAGCAAAACCTCCGCCTACAATCCTTCGGCCGTGCTGGGTGCACTGGCCCAGGCCTACGACACCAGTGCCGACGATGCCCAGATTACAGAATTTGCCGTGCGCAACCCCTGGGCGCAGGTAGCCCTGAACAATGCCGGACTCCTGCTCGACGGCTGGCTTTCATCCTACTTCATCGACGCCCTCGACGGCAAAACCTACGGCGTGTTTGACCCCCGGCTGCCCCTGATTACCGATACCACCGTATATGGCGATTACCGGGGCACGCCCAACGGTGCCGGACGACAAAGTTCGGGCACCGGCCACCAGGAATGCTATCTCATCGAAGGTAAATTCTACTCAGCCGATAACGGGCCTCTGGAGATGATCACTTATGCCGAATGTAAATTCATCGAAGCCGAAGCCGCCTTCCGGTCGGGCGATGTAAATCGGGCATATCAGGCCTATCTAACCGGCATACGGGTGAACATGGAAAAAATGCAGGTGCCTGATACGGGTATGCAACGCTATCTGAGTGATCCCCGCGTGGCTGTGGGGACCAGCAACCTCACGCTTTCCCTGATCATGAAAGAAAAATACGTGGCCTGCTTCCTGAATCCCGTCACCTGGGATGATATGCGGAGAATGGATTATGCATATCAGAACTTTCAACTGCCCGTAAATGCGGCACTATCCACATTTATCAGACGAGTAGATTACCCGAGCGTGGAAACCACACGAAATGGAGAAAACGTACCGGCAGTGCAGCTCAGCGATCACCTCTGGTGGGACAAATAA
- a CDS encoding rhodanese-related sulfurtransferase → MEFPSTQQLNLFRKERVVSFYRYVLVDDPAGFREELLRQFTAWQILGRIYIAREGINAQISVPEPYVADFIAFVRRHPLLGEEVLLNWAVEQHGISFQKLKIKLRPRIVADGIDDPEFMFSRKGIYLDARGFNELTDRSETIVVDMRNHYEYEVGHFERALQVPADTFREQLPLTVEMLKGYEHRPIVMYCTGGIRCEKASAWLLHNGFREVYHLRGGIIEYVRQVREKGLPNKFHGKNFVFDARMGERVTDEVIGRCYQCGRPSDRQVNCRNDACHMLIIQCEECARRYEGCCSEACREVIHLPAEQQKLIRRLAARMQPAFCNARVRRQQSLMANLKDMVQQGQWTLYLSHQR, encoded by the coding sequence ATGGAATTTCCATCAACCCAGCAACTCAATCTTTTCAGAAAGGAGCGGGTGGTCTCGTTTTATCGCTATGTTCTGGTAGATGATCCCGCTGGGTTTCGGGAAGAGCTGCTTCGCCAATTTACAGCGTGGCAGATTTTAGGCCGTATCTATATTGCTCGAGAAGGGATCAATGCTCAGATCAGTGTACCAGAGCCTTATGTAGCAGATTTTATTGCTTTCGTGCGACGTCATCCATTGCTGGGCGAAGAAGTCTTGCTCAACTGGGCGGTGGAGCAGCATGGCATATCCTTTCAGAAACTTAAAATCAAATTACGGCCCAGGATTGTAGCTGACGGTATCGATGATCCTGAATTTATGTTTTCACGCAAGGGAATTTACCTGGATGCCCGGGGATTTAATGAGCTGACAGATAGATCGGAAACGATTGTGGTGGACATGCGCAATCATTATGAATATGAAGTAGGGCATTTTGAGCGTGCCTTGCAGGTGCCGGCCGATACTTTTCGGGAACAGCTGCCCTTAACAGTGGAAATGCTCAAGGGATATGAACATCGGCCCATTGTCATGTATTGCACGGGAGGTATCCGTTGTGAAAAGGCCAGTGCCTGGTTGTTGCACAATGGATTTCGCGAAGTATATCATCTTCGTGGAGGCATCATTGAATATGTACGTCAGGTCAGGGAAAAGGGCCTGCCTAACAAGTTTCACGGTAAAAATTTTGTCTTTGATGCCCGTATGGGCGAGCGGGTGACGGATGAAGTCATTGGGCGTTGTTATCAGTGCGGCCGTCCGAGCGACAGGCAGGTGAACTGTCGCAACGATGCCTGTCATATGCTCATCATTCAATGTGAAGAATGTGCCCGCCGGTATGAGGGATGTTGCAGTGAAGCCTGTCGGGAGGTCATTCATTTACCGGCCGAGCAACAAAAGCTGATTCGCCGATTAGCCGCCCGGATGCAGCCTGCATTCTGCAATGCGCGTGTCAGGCGCCAGCAGTCGCTCATGGCGAATTTGAAGGACATGGTTCAGCAGGGGCAGTGGACGCTTTATTTGTCCCACCAGAGGTGA
- a CDS encoding DUF3276 family protein, whose protein sequence is MAYENNQQPERNMDGIYSKRLKAGKRRTYFFDVKTTRGNDYFITITESKKRNNEDGYDRHKIFLYKEDFNKFLAALTEAINYVKTELMPDFDFDAYNHDQPHEKNNRPAEAETTDQTDDSADEHSSEEVDSW, encoded by the coding sequence GTGGCGTACGAAAACAATCAACAACCTGAAAGAAACATGGATGGCATTTATTCCAAACGATTAAAAGCAGGCAAACGCAGAACGTATTTTTTTGATGTGAAAACCACCCGTGGCAATGATTATTTCATTACCATCACGGAAAGCAAAAAACGAAATAATGAAGATGGATATGACCGGCATAAGATTTTTCTGTACAAAGAAGACTTCAATAAATTTTTAGCCGCTCTTACGGAAGCCATCAATTATGTAAAAACGGAATTGATGCCTGATTTTGATTTTGATGCGTATAATCATGATCAGCCGCATGAGAAAAACAACCGTCCTGCTGAAGCTGAAACCACCGATCAGACCGATGATTCGGCTGATGAGCATTCATCCGAAGAAGTAGATAGCTGGTAA
- a CDS encoding SusC/RagA family TonB-linked outer membrane protein — protein MKCIYLLLIALLVCSFTYAQRSIHGKVLDESGQPIIGATILVPGTQLGTTTNNEGNFTLQVPESASQLQIRSIGYEATTLPLTAENAYTITLHPAAHSLNQVVVTALGIRRDVRSLGYASQEVNAQELTVSHQPNLVNALQGRVAGVMIGSTGGGPGQGASILIRGINSLDPGKNNQPLFVVDGIPVDNTTSTFGTTGGRGVQMTNRIADINPDDIESITVLRGGAATALYGLRGANGVIVITTKSAKAGQFRVSYDVNYSYDVIDKTPKVQSLYTQGYMGVYDSTSFWPNWGPTVDEARKIDPTHPAKLFDHYKHAYVSGNQIRHTLSMSGGTEKASVSSSVSYFHQKGVLPFTYYQDISTRLSGKLVLSKELEVGTTILYANTGGNFYDADRFNEEMTYWAPRWDVRDYLTPEGTEKTYGNGNAWYKAATNKFKSYVNHVIASSYFSYQPFNWMNLTYRFGVDAYQDNRTATAPGPKGIPGEYVDDDNGQGFVHKYGISYRQLNSNLLLTLQHNWGKIGTSLRLGHDLLDRAVDEVATEGDELDIYNLFTLSNAKIINASEYRSQYHIIGAYGELELSYAQALYLTLTGRNDWTSTLEKGNRSFFYPSANLSYIFTENMHQLPSWLSYGKIRASLAQIGKDADPYSTSIVYIPTGTPVNGVNLWTRSNAAGLQNLKPEKTTSFEAGTDLSFLNNRITLHFTWYHSISQDQIIPVATAPSTGFTSITLNAGKIRNQGIELTLQATPISSKTFTWETDVNVSHNENKILSIYPGLQRIEVGSQFGYAGATVTMYYVPGGSAGDLYGSHWLRYYPDGKQPPTHVDKKAPMVIGSNGFPVRASDQQILGNSYPKWLVSWNHSLTYGNWTLSFLLDAHLNVQKYDQLNNFMAAFGIASYTLNRNETIVFPGVHADGTPNTTPVWLGQGVGPDGKNYGAGYYRNYYRGVSENFVEDASWIRLRTLSLSYQLPARWLKGTFIKGLNIGFTGNNLWLHTHYIGFDPESSSAPAGSNATGFAGFTYPALRNFMVHLHASF, from the coding sequence ATGAAATGCATTTACCTCTTGCTGATTGCGCTGCTTGTTTGCAGCTTCACTTACGCTCAAAGGTCCATTCACGGTAAAGTATTGGATGAATCCGGGCAACCCATCATCGGGGCTACCATCCTGGTACCGGGCACCCAGCTGGGTACCACCACCAACAACGAAGGCAATTTTACGCTACAGGTTCCCGAATCAGCTTCCCAGCTGCAGATTCGCTCTATCGGTTATGAAGCCACTACCCTTCCCCTGACAGCCGAGAACGCCTACACCATCACATTACATCCAGCGGCTCATTCCCTGAATCAGGTGGTGGTTACCGCCCTGGGTATACGCAGGGACGTACGTTCCCTGGGTTATGCTTCTCAGGAGGTAAATGCTCAGGAGCTCACTGTTTCCCATCAGCCCAATCTGGTAAATGCCCTGCAGGGCAGAGTGGCCGGGGTCATGATCGGTAGCACAGGAGGAGGTCCCGGACAGGGTGCCAGTATCTTGATTCGCGGCATAAATTCGCTGGATCCCGGAAAAAATAACCAACCCTTATTTGTAGTCGACGGCATACCCGTCGATAATACCACTTCCACTTTCGGCACCACCGGTGGTCGAGGCGTGCAGATGACCAATCGTATTGCCGACATCAACCCGGACGATATCGAGAGTATTACCGTGTTGCGTGGCGGGGCCGCCACCGCCCTTTACGGCCTGCGCGGCGCCAACGGTGTGATCGTAATCACCACCAAATCAGCTAAGGCGGGGCAGTTCCGTGTGAGCTACGATGTGAATTATAGCTACGATGTGATTGATAAAACCCCTAAGGTACAGAGCCTGTACACCCAGGGATATATGGGAGTCTATGATTCTACCAGCTTCTGGCCTAACTGGGGCCCTACTGTGGATGAAGCTCGAAAAATTGACCCTACCCACCCGGCTAAACTATTTGACCATTACAAACACGCTTATGTTTCCGGAAACCAGATCCGCCATACCCTCAGCATGTCGGGTGGAACGGAGAAAGCTTCTGTTTCTTCATCCGTCTCTTATTTCCATCAGAAGGGCGTGTTGCCCTTTACCTATTATCAGGACATCAGTACAAGGCTGAGTGGAAAACTGGTGCTCAGTAAAGAATTGGAAGTCGGCACCACCATCCTGTATGCCAATACGGGAGGAAACTTTTATGATGCCGATCGCTTCAATGAGGAAATGACCTACTGGGCACCTCGCTGGGATGTGAGAGACTACCTTACCCCGGAGGGCACCGAAAAAACTTATGGTAACGGCAATGCCTGGTACAAAGCCGCCACCAACAAATTCAAATCTTATGTCAACCATGTTATCGCCAGTTCATATTTCTCCTATCAACCGTTCAACTGGATGAACCTGACCTACCGTTTCGGTGTGGATGCCTACCAGGACAACAGAACGGCCACTGCTCCCGGCCCCAAAGGTATTCCGGGTGAATATGTAGATGACGACAATGGCCAGGGTTTTGTACATAAATATGGAATCAGCTACCGCCAACTGAATTCCAATCTGCTGCTTACCCTGCAACATAACTGGGGAAAGATAGGCACTTCGCTCCGATTAGGCCATGATTTGCTCGATAGAGCCGTAGATGAAGTGGCCACAGAAGGTGATGAACTGGACATTTACAACTTATTTACGTTATCGAATGCCAAGATTATCAACGCCAGTGAATACCGCAGCCAGTATCATATCATCGGTGCTTACGGTGAGCTGGAACTGAGCTATGCCCAGGCGCTCTATCTCACCCTCACCGGAAGAAACGACTGGACATCCACACTCGAAAAAGGCAATCGTTCTTTCTTTTACCCTTCAGCTAACCTGAGCTATATTTTTACGGAAAATATGCACCAGCTGCCTTCCTGGTTATCATACGGTAAAATCCGGGCATCGCTGGCCCAGATCGGGAAGGATGCCGATCCGTATAGTACCAGCATTGTGTATATCCCCACCGGAACGCCCGTTAACGGAGTGAACCTCTGGACCCGTAGCAACGCCGCAGGCCTGCAAAACTTGAAACCTGAAAAAACGACTTCTTTTGAAGCTGGAACTGACCTTTCTTTCCTGAATAATCGCATTACGCTCCACTTCACCTGGTATCATTCCATCAGCCAGGACCAGATTATTCCGGTGGCCACCGCGCCCAGCACGGGTTTTACCAGCATCACCCTGAACGCGGGCAAAATCCGCAACCAGGGCATCGAGCTGACCCTGCAAGCCACGCCTATCTCCAGCAAAACATTCACCTGGGAAACCGATGTGAATGTATCGCATAATGAAAACAAAATCCTCAGCATTTATCCGGGTTTGCAACGTATTGAGGTGGGCAGTCAGTTTGGTTACGCAGGAGCTACGGTGACCATGTATTACGTGCCGGGCGGCTCGGCCGGCGATCTTTACGGCTCGCACTGGCTGAGGTATTACCCCGATGGCAAGCAACCACCCACTCATGTAGATAAAAAAGCTCCCATGGTCATCGGCAGCAATGGTTTTCCTGTTCGCGCTTCCGATCAACAGATCCTGGGCAATTCCTATCCCAAATGGCTGGTCAGCTGGAATCATAGCCTGACCTACGGCAACTGGACGCTTTCCTTCCTCCTGGATGCGCATTTGAATGTGCAGAAATACGACCAGCTGAACAATTTCATGGCTGCTTTTGGTATTGCCTCCTACACGCTCAACCGGAATGAAACCATAGTGTTTCCCGGCGTGCATGCTGATGGTACGCCCAATACCACACCCGTGTGGCTGGGTCAGGGCGTGGGCCCCGACGGAAAGAATTACGGCGCCGGCTATTACCGGAATTATTACCGTGGCGTGAGTGAAAACTTCGTTGAAGATGCTTCCTGGATCCGGCTGCGCACCCTGAGCCTGAGCTATCAGCTGCCTGCACGCTGGCTGAAAGGGACATTTATCAAAGGATTGAATATTGGATTTACGGGCAATAATCTCTGGTTACATACCCATTATATCGGCTTTGATCCGGAATCCAGCTCGGCCCCTGCAGGAAGCAATGCCACCGGATTTGCCGGCTTTACCTATCCTGCACTCCGCAATTTTATGGTTCACCTGCATGCTTCATTTTAA
- a CDS encoding transglycosylase domain-containing protein — translation MAQPAIQRSVKLLWRVFFIGLGVFVLIIMLINWGVFGYMPSLHDLENPQAALASEVFASDGTPMGKYYLQNQDRTYCEFKDISPNVIHALIATEDVRFYQHSGIDPKGTIAIPFYLLMGKKRGSSTITQQLAFNLFNGHRASNPVVRAFQKLKEWILAVKLERYFTKDEILALYLNTVPFSENVYGIKNAARTFFNKNPDALDVDEAATLIGMLKGTTLYNPRRNPVASLNRRNTVIERMADAGFLTRAQAAAYEAQPIRLQYNKLDHNDGIAPYFREYIKEAILKPWCATHKKADGSSYDLYRDGLRIYTTINPRMQQYAEEAVARHLASLQKVFNAQAYIKNGSVWKNYQYVLIDAMKSSDRWQAMKDAGMSDTEIEQFFYHQKVPMKVFAWNRSVNGMRNTIDTVMTPMDSIKYMQQFLQCGMLVMDPESGEVKAWVGGDDFRYFKYDHVNINTKRQVGSTIKPFLYYLAIANGFTPSTIVPNLPVVFPNFNNYSPHNAENDTATYVTLADALAESLNNVAAYLIKIIGPATFADFLKNKIGIQSPVPPYPSIALGSPDISVYEMVRGYTIFPDKGILTEPLMITRIEDRNGNILQSFAPQKRDVINERDAYTMVQMMEGVVNHGTGVRLRYQFGFTGEMAGKTGTTNDYTDGWYIGFTPQLLAGVWVGCDHNFLHFTTLANGQGANTGLPIWGYFFQKVFADPTLGISQRATFEPPASYQSQPLTNQSIGQPGMNGAEPAVPEAQNLGSGTASDYLHPEQNANRAAEQKDPRKPKALMPPPQGEHRP, via the coding sequence ATGGCGCAACCTGCAATTCAACGATCGGTTAAACTGTTGTGGAGGGTGTTCTTCATTGGACTGGGCGTGTTTGTGCTGATTATCATGCTCATCAACTGGGGTGTATTTGGATATATGCCTTCCTTGCATGATCTGGAAAACCCGCAAGCAGCGCTGGCTTCCGAGGTCTTTGCATCAGACGGAACGCCCATGGGAAAGTATTATTTGCAGAACCAGGATCGCACCTATTGTGAGTTCAAAGATATTTCACCCAATGTCATTCACGCGCTTATTGCCACAGAAGATGTGCGGTTTTATCAGCACAGCGGTATTGATCCGAAAGGAACAATAGCCATACCTTTTTATTTGCTGATGGGCAAAAAGCGCGGATCCAGTACCATCACGCAGCAGCTTGCATTTAATCTGTTCAATGGACATCGCGCAAGTAATCCCGTTGTTCGTGCTTTTCAAAAGTTAAAAGAATGGATACTGGCTGTAAAACTTGAACGCTATTTTACCAAAGATGAAATCTTAGCGCTGTATTTGAATACGGTTCCCTTCAGTGAAAATGTATATGGGATTAAAAATGCTGCGCGAACATTTTTCAATAAAAATCCTGATGCACTGGATGTAGATGAAGCCGCCACATTAATTGGCATGTTGAAGGGTACAACGCTGTATAATCCGCGTCGCAATCCGGTAGCTTCCCTAAACAGGCGTAACACGGTTATTGAACGCATGGCCGATGCTGGTTTTTTAACCCGTGCACAGGCGGCTGCTTATGAAGCGCAACCCATACGCCTGCAGTATAATAAGCTTGACCATAATGATGGAATTGCTCCTTACTTCAGAGAATATATCAAAGAAGCCATTCTGAAGCCCTGGTGTGCAACGCATAAAAAAGCCGATGGTTCATCGTACGATTTGTATCGCGATGGGTTGCGCATATATACCACCATTAACCCGCGCATGCAGCAATATGCCGAAGAGGCCGTAGCCCGGCATCTTGCCAGTTTGCAAAAAGTCTTTAATGCACAGGCTTATATCAAAAATGGCTCTGTGTGGAAAAATTATCAGTATGTATTGATTGATGCCATGAAATCATCCGACCGCTGGCAGGCGATGAAAGATGCGGGAATGAGCGATACAGAAATTGAACAATTTTTCTATCACCAGAAAGTGCCCATGAAAGTATTTGCCTGGAATCGTTCGGTGAATGGTATGCGCAATACCATTGATACGGTAATGACACCGATGGATTCCATCAAATACATGCAGCAATTCTTGCAATGTGGTATGCTGGTGATGGATCCGGAAAGTGGTGAGGTAAAAGCCTGGGTAGGTGGCGATGATTTTCGATATTTTAAATATGATCATGTAAACATCAATACCAAACGGCAGGTGGGCTCTACCATCAAGCCCTTTCTCTATTATCTGGCTATTGCCAATGGCTTTACCCCATCGACAATAGTACCCAATCTTCCTGTAGTATTTCCCAACTTCAATAATTATAGTCCACACAATGCTGAAAATGATACGGCCACCTATGTAACGCTGGCCGATGCGCTGGCCGAATCATTAAACAACGTAGCGGCTTATCTCATCAAGATTATCGGGCCGGCTACATTTGCGGATTTTTTGAAAAACAAAATCGGCATTCAAAGTCCGGTTCCACCCTATCCATCCATTGCGCTGGGCTCGCCTGATATTTCTGTATATGAAATGGTGCGGGGTTATACCATTTTTCCAGATAAAGGTATTTTAACGGAACCGTTGATGATTACACGTATTGAGGATCGCAATGGTAATATTCTGCAGTCTTTTGCTCCGCAGAAGCGAGATGTGATCAATGAGCGGGATGCCTATACCATGGTGCAGATGATGGAGGGCGTGGTCAATCATGGTACGGGTGTACGCTTGCGTTATCAATTTGGCTTTACGGGTGAAATGGCCGGGAAAACAGGTACCACCAACGATTATACCGATGGCTGGTATATCGGATTTACGCCTCAGTTACTGGCTGGTGTGTGGGTAGGTTGTGATCATAATTTTTTACATTTCACCACGCTGGCTAATGGGCAGGGGGCCAACACGGGCCTGCCCATATGGGGATATTTCTTCCAAAAAGTGTTTGCCGATCCCACACTGGGCATCAGTCAGCGTGCCACTTTCGAGCCGCCGGCATCTTATCAAAGCCAGCCGTTGACGAACCAGTCGATCGGACAACCGGGGATGAATGGCGCTGAACCAGCTGTTCCGGAAGCACAGAACCTGGGCAGTGGCACGGCGAGCGATTATTTGCATCCTGAACAAAACGCAAATCGTGCAGCCGAGCAAAAAGATCCGCGTAAACCCAAAGCTTTGATGCCACCCCCGCAGGGCGAGCATCGTCCTTGA